Sequence from the Erythrolamprus reginae isolate rEryReg1 chromosome 2, rEryReg1.hap1, whole genome shotgun sequence genome:
GCGCACTGAAATCAAGAAGAAGGTTAGAAGTGAATACATCAAGGGAGTGGAAAAAATCTTGAAGTCCAAACTCagtgtaggaaaaaaaataaggcaatctGAGCAATTCCAGTTATTAGACAACACAATTTGAATAGTGGACTGGACTCAAACAGAACTAAAAGCCCAGaataggaagaagagaaaaatattGACAGTGATTCATGCTCTTCATCCACACAGCAATCTTGACAGATTCTACTTACTAGGGAAAACAGGTGGGTGTGGAATGTTCCAAATAGGCCAGctagttgaagaagaaaaaagagcattggaagaatatctgaaggtTGATGGAGAAGATGCACTTAAGCTGTTATACCATGAAGGCTGACTGAGTATTTGAGAGACCAAACTGGCCTACATGAAATAtcaaataaagaatagaaaagagacaaggcaaagtattaaaaaaaagcagGCTAACAAATAACAAGACCTGGCAATGACTAAAAGCAAGAAAATTGAAGAAGAAGGGCTAATTCTGGCTGTACAGGACCAAAccttaagaacaaatgcatacaaaaccagaattgagaagacagcaacagacagcaagagctatctctgcaaagaagctgaagaaacagttAACAATCTAGTTAGCTGCTGCAAGTTTTCACAGATTGACTACAAACAATGACGTGATGAAGTAGCAACAGTGGGACattggaatatctgcaagaaatacaTTTACCTGCAATTAGTAACcataaaatagacaaagtaaTAAAACATGAAGATGGCAAAAGTGCTCTGGGGCATAGACAGGCACCTGTCATATAGCACCCTAGATTTAACAATTGTAAGTCAAAAATGTCTGGATGGTGGACATTGCAATAtttggagggggagaaaaaaagagaaagaatggggtgggggacaaggaatcacaaaatacaaagacctataAATAAGAATGACTCTTATTTATAGGTCTTTgttcaaaagaaagcaaagatagtaccaatTTTAATAGGTACCTTAGGTGCAATCTGAAAACATCTGAAATTCCACTTTAACACCACTGGCTTGGCAATACCAACATCAGTCAATTTAAAAAGACAACTTTGCCCAGCTTACATCCTGCAAAAATACCTGTAATACCATCCAATAACAAGATTTATCTATCCCAGATTCTTGGGAAAGACCTAATAGatgaataaaaatgccaaatccagcctAAACATCTAGATGACtataacataaaacataaaaatgaaCTAATAGCACAATGTAGGGTGTTAGCATtatgatgattaaaaaaaatgatgcagCCAGAGGTTTGGTCAGgtagaagtattttttttaaaaaatttgataatgctttctctcttcttttatttACAAAACAAGTTTTGATTTTTGTTTACAGCAATATGTTAGTTGCTATATATTTGAAAATCTTAGTAAGGAAAATTTCTTGTTCAGCAATGATGCTATTTTTAAAGACTTTATGTAAACACATTTTTTGATTATTCATAATTTTGTGTATTTTCTGATAAGTTTGGTTTTGATCTTTGTAAAAGTAGctcaaacaaaataaattaaactttGCTTTTTTCCTGTGGTGTCTTCTTGTATATCAGAAACATAAATATTTCCTCAGTCAAAATCAGCTGTAGTTGTGATTGAGTAGTTGTGTAATTGTGTAGTTGTGtaattgttgtgagtgctccttgtccacctctggtcatgtcagattctgaggaggaagaGCCAGGTCCCTCTGGATActctgggccaggggggttgcagaaagtgagagtgaaggagaaagtgacctgagtgaacccaaGGAACCACTAAAGGGGGATAATATAACAATGGGGGAGTGATCCgagtcggaggatgaggaagacatcaGAGTAGATAAATCGTTAATAGATGCTTGATATAGGAGATTTCTGAGAAGACAAGAGGAATttcatagtaaaaggtattagcttacaacCTTATCTCTTTGGAGTGTGAtgccacttccaggcagtataaaagcaaagggttTGAGGTAACTGGGTGTGGGGTTTTAAAGCCGTTCATGGAAGAGGTATccgagtgggggggggagggacttgaaaaaggcttcaaaaacaCCCTTCTGCTACCCTCTCTTGTCCCAGAGCTTTCAATTTACTTTGAGAAGGAAATATTCTATGATGCCAATAACTCTGTTTATtattcccttcttccctttcccctcccctccccgggaACGCAACAGCATGATGGGTATGATTATAATGATGATAATGGGGAATACAGTAATTCCGTTCCTGTTGGGTATGCCTTTCTCATTTTTACCAGAAGAGGGAGCCGGCTTCATAGTGAAATCCAAATTGCTGAAGTTGGTGAACAACACAATGAATCATATAAAGAGAAAGTGAATATGCCTTGCTGTGGAGTgcggagagaagaggaggggaagggagagaggaaagaaaagaaccaGAAACAAACCGCGGCAAAAAGATGAAGTGAGTCTTGTCCTTTCAGCTGGGAGTTTGTACCATCAGCACTCGGGAATGGCCCACCCTCATTAAACAACTTCTCTATTTGGTAAGTTCATGCCTCAGCCCTTAGCATCAACTCATGTTATGCATGGTCTTTGTTTATGGAAGCTGGTTTGGGTTCATAAGCAGGCAGGTTCTTTGCCTTGACTGTGTGTTGCTAGTAgagcattttgatttttttcttgtttttcttttcgtAAATCATGAcctaaaagaataaaaattcaTACATTTTGGAGGATGTGCCGAATTCAGGCATCTTTAAATCTTTTTACACATGTGTGACCAAGCACAATTATACCTGCACAAATAGCTTGGAAAATTGGATGCCTGATTAATTTTAAAGATCACTTGAGATTATATTTGACCATTTATTTATGACTGGAGGATAAATCTATATACCATGACTGTTTAGAAAGACAAGCAGGATCTTGTGTGCCGCTATGCAACTTCAGTGGCACTGGGGGGTTAAAATTAGGATGGCATATTCAAAATTTTGAATATCGTGGtatttaattttccatttttccttcaCACATAGGGAGAACGGTGTATCTGTTCTGTGCtatagaagaaaaagagagaaagatagcttCCTGCAAGAGAAGATGCTTGATTTTAAGGTCAGAAAATCATGCATGTTGCTTTATAATGTTATTCATGCCTGGAAGTCCTTCCTCTGAGATTTAGAAAAGAGACCTCAAGCAAACAAATCTTTCCATGCTGGGTTATATTGCTCTCTATCACTCCAGTCAAAATGAAGCCAATACTTCCAGGACTGTCAGCTTGGCGAGATGAAGAGAAAACTTATGAGTTCATAGATGCATGTTTACGGTTAGAGCACAGAAGAATCTGAGGAAACTCCCCTATCTGGATGCATTTGAAGGAAAAAGAACCATTGACAGTTACACCTAATGTTTGAGAAGCAATGAATGGGCTATAGCTGAAACATCCAGGTCTAAAGGGACCTGAACTCTGGATCAGTAGTTACACTTCTCCTTTATTCTTCCAATGAAAACTAAAAGACCATCAGCACTTTTCAAGACCTTTGGCAGAAAACTGGAAATATCATGTCTTTGCTTTGGATGATTTCATCCTGATGGGGTATTTCAACAGGATGTACCAAGCGTGACTTGGGTGATAAACAATCAAACGGGGTGGCTTTGATGCACAGAGTTTGCACATGAATCATAAGGGCTGGCTGGAATTGAAGGAGCTTGTCCACGTCCTGAGAAGGCTAATTCAGAAGAATCCTCAAACTTCAGTCTGGTGGcttttgctaaaaaaaataaaatcaacgcCTGCTTAGCATTCTTCCACCAGGATATTATTCCCAAAGCAACGCACTCGCTTGCTGTGATTGTAACCCATTGTCTTGCTATGCAATTCAAATCCTAAATATaaagttgaaagaaagaaagaaaaatgtttccCTGGATTAGACACGAGCGTCAGAAGTCCTAAAGGTAGGATGGAGAATTTCTTCTTTAGGCAAAACTGTGATCATTCTATAAACCTtctgaatgttttaaaatgtaaatttattttctttgccTCTAGGATGATGAATCTTTATTAAACTATTTTGGAACAATAAAAGGAACTGAGTCCCGAGGCTACCTATAAAGGCAGAACTGATGTTTTAATTTCAGAGCAGAAAGGTATGAAGGCTGAAGTGGGTTTAAGATGTCCATCAATTAAAGGGACGAGAAATTGTATCAGCAACCAGAACACTTGAAGAGTTACACTTCATTAGAGCAGAAGGGTTCGTTAAAAGAATCATTAATCTATTTAAGTGAGAAAAAGTGCAAACTGAAAAGTGATTACGCTCTGTACAGAATTCTCTGAGGATTTTTCTCCCACTGGCCTGTTCCTGCTAAGAGTATTCTATTTTtggctaatatttaaaagaagattgttttttaaaaaggcagacgGGGGTAGGTGGAGAGGGACGTTAAGCCCCAATGTGGTCAGCAAGTTCAGATACTTGTGATGGATTATACGtgtgcttttgtttttttaaagctttttttttgagaaagagagagagagggagaaagcaaaggGATCCTCCCAAAACCACAGACTTGAGGAGGAATCTCAGGGTGCCTGCCAGGTTCTGAGCAATTAAATTGTAAGCTCTGTGAAAACACAAGGAGCTGAAGCCCCGACCTGGTCTGTGACATGATTTTGCCTGAGAAGGAAAGATGATTTGGAACAACACCACTATGGACGGGGAAGGGCTGCTTGTGAAAAGAGATTCCTGCTTCCGAATCCTCACCGGCTGCTTCCTCTCCTTGCTGATCCTTTCCACACTCCTAGGCAACACCCTGGTCTGCGCAGCTGTCATTAGGTTTCGCCACCTGCGGTCCAAGGTGACCAACTTCTTTGTGATCTCTTTGGCAGTCTCAGACCTTTTAGTTGCTGTATTGGTCATGCCCTGGAAAGCTGTGGCCGAGATAGCTGGATTCTGGCCTTTTGGATCGTTCTGTAACATCTGGGTGGCATTTGACATCATGTGTTCCACGGCCTCCATCTTAAATTTGTGTGTCATTAGCGTGGACAGGTATTGGGCCATCTCCAGCCCATTTAGGTATGAGAGGAAAATGACCCCCAGGGCAGCCTTTGTCATGATCAGTGTGGCCTGGACCTTGTCTGTGCTGATTTCCTTCATCCCTGTGCAACTGAACTGGCACAAAGCAAAAACCACCAGCTTTTTAGACTTAAATGCCAGTTTCCAGGGTGTGGCTATGGACAACTGTGATTCCAGTTTGAACAGGATGTATGCAATCTCTTCCTCTCTTATTAGTTTTTACATCCCAGTGGCCATCATGATAGTCACCTATACAAGGATATATAGGATTGCTCAAAAGCAAATACGGCGTATATCAGCACTGGAACGAGCAGCCGTGCATGCGAAGAACTGTCAAACCACTGCTGGCAATAGGAACAGTATGGACGGCCAGCAGCCAGAAAGCTCCTTCAAAATGTCCTTCAAGAGAGAGACTAAAGTTTTAAAGACTTTGTCAGTGATCATGGGAGTGTTTGTATGCTGTTGGCTACCCTTCTTCATCCTGAACTGCATGGTGCCCTTTTGTGAGCCCAGTATCTCATCCCAGGGAGCAGAGCCATTTTGTATAAGTTCTGCCACTTTCGatgtttttgtttggtttggaTGGGCCAATTCTTCCTTGAACCCAATCATTTATGCCTTCAATGCAGATTTCCGGAAGGCATTTTCCACTCTTCTTGGCTGCTATAGACTCTGTCCTTTTTCCATTCATGCGATAGAGACAGTTAGTATCAACAATAATGGGGGTATGGGTTTTTCGAGTCAGCTTGAGCCAAGAGGGTCCAGCCCCAAAGATTGCAATTTTGTCTATTTGATTCCCCATTCAGTTCTCTGCCCAGAAGAAGATATGATGcataaagaagaggagggggtATTCTCTAAAACCTTGGAAAAAAATTCTCCAACCCTATCAGGTATTTTGGATTTCGAGGCTGATGTGTCTTTGGAAAAGATCAATCCAATCACACAAAATGGCCAGCATAAAACCTGAGGTTGTAAAGTTGAGTCATTAAAAAAAAGTGATCAATTGAGAaagattttcaactttttttggtATGTTTTTAATAAGAAGGTGTGCTATTGTGAGACTCAAAGCCATCACATAAAAATCCAGAACTTAATCAGCTGCTGTTTGACAAAaacataaaattttaaaaagaattccaCCTTTCATACGTTGTATTTAAAGGTTGTTCTGTGTTGTTCATCTTGAATGGAAATGAATCAAATATGTAGGTATGGTGTagctgcaaaaaaagaaaaaaaaaagaaaaaaaaagagttttaaGTGGATACATGTTTGCAGAAACAGACCTGGGGAAACTAATTATACTTCTCTGTGTGAATAAAATGTAATAGATTTATATGAGATTCCCATTTGACTTGCATAGTCACTTGTGGGTATTTATACATTGAAAGAAAAATTTGATAACTTGCCAGATTAGGTGGATGCctttaaaaacaattttgaaCATCAATACAGCCTTATAATAAAGAATGGGGTATTTTTAATAGTAGGAAGATTATATGTCAATATtggctttctttatttattatttaaatgggTATTTTTTCATATGTTTAAACAAACATGACTTTATCTTATTTTAATATATGTCGGGGGGAAATAGGATATTTGTATGTATGGTGTTATTCATTGCATTTTTGATCTGTTTACTAGTCAGCACTTTATGAAGAAGAAACAAAAGGGAGAATTTACAAAATCAGCTTTGTCTAGCTAACTCTAGAACTTGTAGGTGTTCCAAACCCAGCAAACGGGATAAATCCCCAGTAcctggaggaaaagagagagaggtatTTTCTGAAGCAGAAGATCAGAATCACTTGAACGATACGTTATACAAACTATGATCTTCAAGAAACAAAATCTGTAGCTGcagttttattttcaaatttcGGTCTGTGTTGACTCTGCTTGAATGTCAGCATGTGAGTCTGTAGATAGCATACTGATCTAAGAGGAATTCCAATGGAAGAGTGAACACCAATTTAAAGATATGATGAGCTAAGAAATAAAACATCACCTATATTTGCAATTTGGAAGATGAACTAATCCTGTTAGATTTCTCTTAGTTCAAATTTCCTTTTGggccagggtgtgtgtgtgtgggggaaataATTAAACCCTTTCACAGTGGGAGAGTAGATCTATCCACTAATATTCTCCATGATAGTTAAACAGAGCTTCAAATTGTGCAGGCATATGCCAACGAAAAGGAGGGCTATTCTTATGCCCTGCCACTGTGAGAATGTAATGCCACTTAGTCTGATCCAGAAAACTATGCCGTGCTCTTACGAAATGGGTACCAAAAAGAGCAACGCAGGAATGCTAGTACCATGTGAAGCAGTGCAGTTTGTCTTAAATCTCCTTGTTTTAATTTTCACTCTCGTTCACTGCTTCTTACGTTGAAAATAGTACCTCATTCTGATTTTACATTCTGACAAAATGAAAAGAACAACAAAACTCCTCCCTTTCCTGCAAGTTCCTAGACTGGCCaagatttgttttcttttagCTTTCTCGAAACCAAAATTCCTCCCACAGTCCCTTAAtcatattatataaaaataatgaatgtTAAAGCTATAAAAGTAATATACAAAGAGGATAGTGATGATGATTGGGTGATAGCAAAACCCCCTCAGTTTTTGGAACAAAATACAACATTCATTGAGACATGCAGTCAGAAAAGGAGAAATGTAAGAGATAAATTAGGTCTACAAAAATATACTTCAGGTCTGTGTTACTCAAGTATTGTGAATGTTTTCATAATTCTATTGCCTGTAAGCTGCTTTCAtacatataataaaaattattttgtgaACATAAGGTCAAATAAAGCGATTtacattatatttattaaataaaacttGCTTTTTTATTGCCATGTTGTTTTGACTAATTGGCAATTTCCTCCcactttcttttttgtttgttttggaatCTCTTGTGACATTTAATTAATGGCTGGTGAATATCCACTAAGAATTATTTCATGCAGTTTCCTTTCAATATTCTTACATCTGTATTGGGACAGACTGGATTTCTATCCTTGTAAGAATTGGGCAGAAAAATAGAGTTTTCTTTAGTATAGAGCTCCCTTTCTGCATGCAAAAGTTTGATTGTCTGCATCATCTGATAAATCTGAAAAAAAGTCTTTTGAGAGTTACTGCTGTCAATACACACAATACTGGGAAATACGAGCAGTGATTATATGCAAAAGCAATTTTCTCTAAATAGCATCTTGATGTAACGTAAAAACAAATGtttgcaacattttttttaaaaaagtaacaaaactaaattacttttttttttatccTGAAAGATTTAAACATTGTTACAACAATGGCCCTGAGCAACTAACTCTTTGCCCCTGTTTTTAAAAGAGAGTCACTGCTTTATCCCCTCATGTGGGTGGGGTGTTCTGATAATTCAGAGGAAAACAAATGATCATGCTTTATTTCCTCCATCTTTCAGGGAATCGGATTTCAAATTCATAGCTTTGGTTCTGGGTTTCTGAAATTTGCAATGGTAAAACATGGTAGAAGAGAACTGGCGTTTCGGTTGTGCTGAACACTGAACAGATCTGTCCTGACATTTGAAGGAGGACGGAGAAATAGTGCAAATCTTCTGCCAAACTTATTATTGAGCTGAACTCTCAACATTattgcatgaatgcatgaatatgTCCTCATCTCTCTCTATGTATTTGAATGTGTAAGTGTGTACACACTTTCATATGAATAATTATGTAATATACATTATAATAGGATCAGACCTTCTAGAACATCTGGTAACTTGTGGTCTTATGTCCATGGAGAtccttagtcatccaggtcatggttgtcccaaaggtgatttttcaagaggcaactatactttcgtgtgtgtgtgtgttttgaagacgtttcacttctcatccaagaagctttctggatgagaaatgaaatatcttcaaagaaaaaccagaaagtccagttgcctcttgaaaaagcacctttggtactTGTGGTGTTATGAAATTTACTTCTTCGAGATGTACCCAAAGAATGCCAAACTGGATGGCTTTTTAGGGAAGTAGACAAAATTTTAGAGAGTGGTACAGTTATGGATATTCATTATAAATTCATTATAAATGGTTACCCGTGGCAGAACACTACTCAATATTGGCTGCTGGAAACAATAAGGTGTTTGTGGGTGCTTGTGGGTTTTTGCAAATGTCTGGTTGATTATCGAGAGGACTTGGGCTAAATTATTTGGTTACACTGTTTCAGTGGATCAGACATTTGGGTAAGCTATATTGCCATTCTTACGTTATTCTGTGCTTTTAATGTTAAAACAGCCTATATATTATTTGTGAACATGTAACTTCCTGCATATATCTTACTAGAATACCTTTACCTCTCCATTTTCCACAGTTTGGGAGTTGCACAGTTATGAAGAACAGCTTGTTATATGGGTCTCCTGACTTCATACCATAATGTTCATTGATTTCTGCAATCCTATATATTCTGATTATCTGAAATGGAGGGCTGAACATATAGAATAGTTTTGCTTCTGATCCATCAGATTGAAAGAGTTTCAAACCTCCCTTTCTTGCTCTctgttcatttctttctctccccatgATGTTAACATGAGTGTGGAAATTCCGCCGAGTTATTTAAATAGGcctttaaataaaatgaaatagcaCAGATAATGCCTATTTGGGGCATCTTTGAGCTTCTTCCTATTGGggtcataattaataataataataataataataataataataataatttattagatttgtatgccgcccctttccgaagactcagggcggctcacaacaacgataaaaacaatattatactggcacaaatctaatattaaaaaaaaccatcatGTATTTTGTTCACTGCCTGATATCCCATTTCCCAATATGTAGCTTTAATTTGACTTAACATCTATTTTTGCTTTAGTACTTGTCTCAAGACAAACAACTGAACCACATCTAAAGTTTGAAAGGAATATTTATAGATATTTAATTCTTCTTGTATTATCCATCAGGCTGACATAGTGTCATCcaagaatactgcattcagaggGTTGAAGGCTGTGTCTAAGGCTTgaattcctttcatatatcttacaTTTGGTGGACAAGGCTGCCAGATATACATATTGCATACATATTGCATACAATCAATTTATAAACAGTATGCAATgttagacacacagagagaatgcTATGTGTGAGCATCTAAATTAAGGAGCAGCTTGTTAAATCCAAATACAAAGTCCTGCCTGGTAGAGCATTCAGTCATAGAATCCCTAACCAGATGCTACTGGGAAGCTCCAAGCGGGGCATTAGGGAAGAGCTTTTTCATGAAGATGCAGCCCTGCCAGCAACTAATACTCTGAATGAATCTTGGTCCCCATCTCTGAGGCAGCAGAGTGTATTTATGCTGGTAACCATCCACCATCTTATTCTTCATCAATTAGTCTCATCCCTCTTTAAGCTGGAGGCTATTTGGACATATTTGTTTAATTCTGTTCTAGGCATTTCCGTTCATTTGTCTCATGGATGAGGCTGACTATTATGAAACGGGGAGAAAAAAAGCATTCCCtgacttgttttatttttttcaaaacagaGAAACCTATGCATGTTTCTCTCTCATTTATCTCAGTCACATTGCTCTTTAGTTGAGTTTCTTTCAAAGACACTTTCACAAAGGATTGTCAAATGCCTAGAGGTTGGAGCAGCATCATGCGACCGTCTGTTTCCATTCATTCAGCACCATGGCTTTTCACCTATTTGGGTAGGGCTTTTATTGCAAAATATCatatggtaaaaaaaataaagcatgcTATTTCAATTATTCCCAAGGCTTCTCAGTGACATTAACTCAAactgtatttttcctttttttactaGGCAAAATATGCCAATGTGAAATACATcctataaaaaataatattagttTGCGTATATACGTTCTTCCTAATAATTGTAGCatttaagaaaggaaaaaaacctaaTACTGTAACTTCAAATATCGTTTTTTTGAGTGTCATCCATTtatctgtttcttctttgtcaTTTTAATAGCTTCTCTGGCAAGTTATGTGATCTGAATTATTGTAGGCATTAGTTTAGCTTTTATGAAATCTTATACTGTAGGCAAGTAAGCTATAGATAAAAGTCAAAATAAGGTAGTTTTTTCTTAAACGTTCGTTAAGGTCTTTGCTCCAAAGAGTTAAAATAATGTAATGtacatgtttctttttttctcaattCATTCTCAGAACAAGCCTGAGGTATTTCAGGTGAGAGAAATTAATTAGCACATAACCATCATAAAGCTTTGGAGGATGTAGGACTGATCCTGGATTTCTCCAACACCAGTGTAATGCTCCATAAAGGGTAGTCCATACATTTTACACACAAACCaaacaaaaacatcataaaaaaggaAACATTAATTTTCCTAGCTTCTTGCAGATCTTGCAAATTAACAGTGATGCATTGACAGCAACAGAGAGGGTATATTCAGGATTTTTGGAACTGTTTTCTTCATCTATTTTAAAGGTTTTATGCTTGGAGATTGGGATTGGGGTCTTCCCTAGTAAAATAGATTCATTAAAACTCTCAATGCACCTATTTTTCACAactcaataaaaataatttagagGTTTGCCATCAATCTTTAGAGATTTTCCATCAATTTTCAATTGCACAGTCTTGAGGGCTGAGTGGTTAAAGCCTGAAAACAAAGTGTATGTAATTGTGTTGCTGAAGAGGAAGTCAGAGAGTTCTTCTGGGTAGCAtccccatgtttatttattcgacttctatgctgcccaatcccgaaggactcagggtggctaactgCTGTATAGAGATGGATGAGAAAAAAtggtatataaaaacatagaaactaaAAGTACTTTTACTTTAATATAAATacattacataaataaatacattcatatAAAAGTACTTTTAGATTCTCCAAATATAAAGAATGTGAAATACATACAGCAGTTCATATTTTTTTGTGAGTAGATTTGCAATTACAAATAATAAGCATAaaatatgtacagtaatacctcatgatacgaacttaattggagcaaggaggaggttcgtaagacgaaaggttcgtaagatgaaacattgtttcccataggaaacaatgtaaagtcaattaatccgtgcaaccaaaaaaacccccgcgaaaaaacggcttttggcgactgctgggaagccgcgcggctgttttaaaaggtgacagccggcctggggggcttcccagcaccccctgaacccgggttcggggttcggggggtgctgggaagccccccaggccggctgagaccttttaaaacagccgcgccgcttcccagctgtctcctgaagccgaacgccaaagccgaacttccgcgttcggcttcgggagacagctgggaagcggcgcggctgttttaaaaggtgacagcc
This genomic interval carries:
- the DRD1 gene encoding D(1A) dopamine receptor — encoded protein: MIWNNTTMDGEGLLVKRDSCFRILTGCFLSLLILSTLLGNTLVCAAVIRFRHLRSKVTNFFVISLAVSDLLVAVLVMPWKAVAEIAGFWPFGSFCNIWVAFDIMCSTASILNLCVISVDRYWAISSPFRYERKMTPRAAFVMISVAWTLSVLISFIPVQLNWHKAKTTSFLDLNASFQGVAMDNCDSSLNRMYAISSSLISFYIPVAIMIVTYTRIYRIAQKQIRRISALERAAVHAKNCQTTAGNRNSMDGQQPESSFKMSFKRETKVLKTLSVIMGVFVCCWLPFFILNCMVPFCEPSISSQGAEPFCISSATFDVFVWFGWANSSLNPIIYAFNADFRKAFSTLLGCYRLCPFSIHAIETVSINNNGGMGFSSQLEPRGSSPKDCNFVYLIPHSVLCPEEDMMHKEEEGVFSKTLEKNSPTLSGILDFEADVSLEKINPITQNGQHKT